The following proteins are encoded in a genomic region of Diadema setosum chromosome 10, eeDiaSeto1, whole genome shotgun sequence:
- the LOC140233705 gene encoding serine/threonine-protein kinase mos-like produces the protein MTKIFEVILRLLSRHFAFLRIYRAYLQRTRRTTSTENLLCPRISDSKTLDIKRKHSECVIRNREYHSAEDERYCRCYHKRKLSVGLQSAGITGGNTDLVMGEWVMNTNFRIITHQHASRTTYHCVTDDNDNVAVQHQDLVNADFHVEGLIGSGGFGSVFVGKYCGQRVAVKALRPRRTNAAAMLQSFRAEVNALYLKHENIVNVLATSAVEDFEAGAFIIMEYAGKRNLQQLINDQSEQLPLPRRAKFALHIIRALQHTHAHGIAHLDIKPANVIVDDEDICRLGDYGCSQQVFGSEEKGLRSPTNRSYLTGTCGYRAPELLCGGAPTTKADIYSYGISLWQMLTRETPYAGENHHVVIFGVVANDMRPKFPDNHNENDWYRRLIVESWTKQPEERPTARDILKQLETRLGCDDNA, from the coding sequence ATGACCAAAATATTTGAGGTAATTTTGCGTCTCCTTTCGCGGCACTTCGCCTTCTTGCGAATCTACAGAGCATACTTGCAGCGGACTCGCCGGACGACGTCCACAGAGAACTTGCTGTGCCCTCGTATAAGCGATTCGAAAACTTTGGATATCAAACGAAAACATTCTGAGTGTGTGATAAGGAACAGAGAATACCATTCTGCAGAAGATGAACGCTATTGTCGCTGTTACCATAAAAGGAAATTATCAGTTGGATTGCAGAGTGCAGGAATTACAGGAGGTAATACAGATTTAGTGATGGGGGAGTGGGTCATGAATACTAACTTTCGGATTATCACACACCAGCACGCCTCTCGAACGACATACCACTGTGTGACGGACGATAACGATAATGTAGCAGTGCAGCATCAGGACCTAGTCAACGCGGACTTCCACGTTGAGGGACTTATAGGAAGTGGTGGATTCGGTTCAGTGTTTGTTGGAAAATACTGTGGTCAGAGGGTGGCGGTCAAGGCTCTTCGTCCTCGGAGGACGAACGCGGCAGCTATGCTGCAGAGCTTTCGAGCGGAAGTGAACGCCCTTTACTTAAAGCACGAAAACATTGTTAACGTTCTAGCGACCAGCGCAGTGGAAGACTTCGAGGCAGGTGCGTTCATAATCATGGAGTACGCTGGGAAACGAAATTTGCAACAGCTCATTAATGATCAATCTGAACAACTGCCACTACCACGTCGCGCCAAATTTGCCCTCCATATCATTCGCGCCTTgcaacacacccatgcacacggCATAGCTCACTTGGACATCAAGCCAGCCAACGTTATCGTGGACGATGAAGATATTTGTCGTCTTGGAGACTATGGTTGTTCACAACAGGTGTTTGGATCTGAAGAGAAGGGGTTGAGAAGTCCAACAAATAGGTCTTACCTCACAGGTACCTGCGGGTATCGCGCACCGGAACTTTTGTGTGGCGGCGCTCCCACAACAAAAGCCGATATTTACTCCTACGGAATCAGCCTATGGCAGATGCTAACACGGGAGACGCCTTACGCTGGTGAAAACCATCATGTCGTCATCTTCGGTGTCGTGGCAAATGACATGCGCCCTAAATTTCCTGACAACCACAATGAGAACGACTGGTACCGGCGACTCATCGTCGAATCATGGACCAAGCAACCGGAGGAGCGACCCACCGCACGAGATATCTTGAAACAGCTCGAGACACGACTCGGCTGTGACGACAATGCTTGA